A single genomic interval of Dysidea avara chromosome 8, odDysAvar1.4, whole genome shotgun sequence harbors:
- the LOC136263688 gene encoding retinol dehydrogenase 12-like, with the protein MGARLSYPEGIDLNGKVAIVTGGNNGIGYETTKALSFMGAHTIIACRSEERAREAIDRLKEEGVAAGKEVNVEIMKLDLASLESTKKFIKDFKQKNLPLHLLICNAGIALVLQGKTENNFEQHFQTNHLGHFLICLELLPCMMNTEGDKRIVLVSSMMHSMGAWDPNNLQGDTSYGRIKFYGNSKLYNIMTMYALQRRAKDCGITVSSLHPGTIKTDLWHNFSTGISFFANAMVKLGMGRSVEEGAVTTINCAVNSSLNSQQAEYYSEGRPIQASRTARNEQYQEELWSISCELLKEWMSPEIWDKYGPTKQNNGDNGRRQHDEEQQQGDD; encoded by the exons ATGGGAGCGAGATTGTCGTACCCTGAAGGGATAGATCTCAATGGCAAGGTAGCCATAGTTACTGGCGGTAACAATGGAATTGGTTACGAGACGACAAAGGCACTCTCTTTCATGGGAGCACACACGATCATCGCATGTAGGTCAGAGGAACGAGCTAGAGAA GCTATTGACCGTTTGAAAGAGGAGGGTGTAGCAGCTGGTAAAGAAGTTAATGTGGAGATTATGAAACTGGATCTGGCATCTCTGGAATCCACTAAGAAGTTTATCAAGGACTTCAAACAGAAGAATCTTCCACTTCATTTGCTCATATGCAATGCTGGAATAGCTTTAGTTTTGCAAG GTAAAACTGAGAATAATTTTGAGCAACACTTTCAA ACCAACCATCTTGGTCATTTTCTGATTTGCTTGGAGCTCCTTCCTTGTATGATGAACACTGAAGGAGACAAGAGGATAGTTCTTGTGTCTTCAATGATGCACAGTATGGGAGCATGGGATCCTAACAACCTACAAGGGGACACCAGCTATGGAAGAATAAAATTCTATGGCAACTCAAAGTTGTACAAT ATTATGACAATGTATGCACTACAAAGAAGAGCTAAGGATTGTGGAATAACTGTGTCCTCACTACATCCAGGAACG ATCAAAACAGATTTGTGGCACAACTTCAGCACTGGGATCTCATTCTTTGCGAATGCAATGGTTAAACTGG GGATGGGTAGAAGTGTTGAAGAAGGAGCAGTGACCACAATCAACTGTGCAGTAAATTCATCACTAAATTCTCAACAAGCTGAGTACTATTCTGAGGGTAGACCAATACAAGCTTCTAGAACTGCTAG AAATGAGCAGTACCAGGAGGAGTTGTGGAGTATCAGTTGTGAACTATTGAAGGAGTGGATGTCTCCTGAGATATGGGACAAGTATGGACCAACCAAACAGAACAACGGTGATAATGGCAGACGACAACATGATGAGGAGCAACAACAAGGGGACGATTAA
- the LOC136264926 gene encoding TNF receptor-associated factor 3-like, which yields MSVTSPSDKGGFDYQLVDNNPSDSLVCNICHLLSREPFLSECCGHTFCKSCLENAKESVTPTMACPMCRQKDFVTFRNKQVERAVKSVRVFCTNKTTGCHWQGEMNSITIHIGKSCQFVEEKCTNNCGMSLQRRLLARHLREQCTCRVVSCQYCKAVNQYQIIEGKHKEECPKFPVPCPNKCGSSPVREDAEKHATACPLEIVSCKYQEVGCEAKMARKDLDNHNNEKADEHLFYVVSTQQKTTSDLTQRLLETENTLAATKKELKDTQEDLTGAKQLLSVTQEDLKQQLSLFRQDLTKIDFTLVANSDQTLNIQTTLQEKITEVKTAASERIDKLTSTLEKAINEMEYKRHEKTLLVERNLWPTYMKKEAANLTSGDQIVPVVVKMSDYSKKRKDQIGWYCDSFYSHHKGYKICLSIDVAGFGDGSSTHLSVGLLLMKGPHDDQLRWPLKGKCKVKLLNQIADSEHHSVAGSYSDIGHRVIQKGMKSSYPVWSSSHFISNDRLHKVTSTCQYLKDDCIIFHVDYKA from the coding sequence ATGTCGGTAACAAGTCCCAGCGATAAAGGTGGATTTGATTATCAGCTCGTGGATAACAATCCTTCGGATTCGCTGGTATGTAACATATGCCATCTTCTCAGTAGAGAGCCTTTTCTTAGCGAATGTTGTGGCCACACGTTTTGCAAATCATGTTTGGAGAATGCAAAGGAATCCGTTACTCCCACGATGGCTTGCCCAATGTGTCGCCAGAAAGACTTTGTCACTTTTCGTAACAAGCAGGTTGAACGAGCAGTCAAGAGTGTTCGTGTATTCTGTACTAACAAGACCACAGGGTGTCATTGGCAGGGAGAAATGAACAGCATCACCATCCACATCGGAAAATCTTGCCAATTTGTGGAGGAGAAATGCACTAATAACTGTGGAATGTCCTTGCAACGACGACTACTAGCCAGGCATCTTAGAGAGCAGTGCACGTGCCGGGTAGTGAGCTGTCAATATTGCAAAGCAGTCAACCAGTACCAAATAATTGAAGGCAAGCACAAAGAAGAATGTCCCAAATTTCCCGTACCTTGTCCTAATAAGTGTGGCAGTTCCCCTGTTAGAGAGGACGCAGAAAAGCATGCTACAGCCTGTCCACTGGAGATTGTCAGCTGTAAATACCAAGAAGTTGGTTGTGAAGCAAAGATGGCCCGTAAAGACCTAGACAACCACAACAATGAGAAAGCAGATGAGCACTTGTTCTATGTTGTTTCTACTCAACAGAAGACAACCAGTGACCTCACTCAGAGGCTTTTGGAGACTGAAAATACTCTTGCAGCTACTAAAAAGGAACTAAAAGATACTCAGGAAGACTTGACCGGTGCAAAGCAACTCCTGTCTGTAACTCAAGAAGATCTGAAGCAACAGCTATCCCTCTTCCGTCAAGATCTTACCAAGATTGATTTCACTCTAGTTGCCAATAGTGATCAAACACTAAATATACAAACCACACTACAAGAGAAGATTACCGAGGTTAAGACTGCTGCTAGTGAGAGGATTGACAAACTCACATCTACTTTAGAAAAGGCAATTAATGAAATGGAATACAAGCGACATGAGAAAACGTTGCTAGTAGAAAGAAATCTGTGGCCTACTTATATGAAGAAAGAAGCAGCAAATTTAACGTCAGGCGATCAGATTGTTCCAGTTGTTGTGAAGATGTCAGACTACAGCAAGAAGAGAAAAGATCAAATTGGCTGGTACTGTGACTCATTCTACAGTCATCACAAAGGGTACAAAATATGTTTAAGCATCGACGTCGCTGGGTTTGGAGATGGTAGCAGTACTCACTTGTCAGTGGGACTTCTACTTATGAAAGGTCCTCATGATGATCAGCTGCGATGGCCACTAAAAGGAAAATGCAAAGTTAAACTATTAAACCAGATTGCTGACAGTGAACACCATTCAGTAGCTGGTAGTTATTCTGATATAGGTCATAGAGTCATTCA